The genomic window GTCCGTTTGCCTCATCCCTTCTCGCGGCGGGAGGTGCGCCGGCCGATGCTCCTCCGGAGCGGGGTGCGATCCCGCCAGCCAAAAGGGAGGAGAAAACATGAGTTCCAACAGAGGTGTCGTCTATGTCGGACCCGGCAAGGTCGAGGTGCGGGACATTCCCGATCCGGTGATGTCCGCGCCCGATGACGGGCGCAAGCTCGACCATGCGGTGATCCTGAAGGTCGTTTCGACCAATATCTGCGGCTCCGACCAGCATATGGTGCGCGGGCGGACCACGGCGCCCGCGGGCCTCGTGCTCGGCCACGAGATCACCGGCGAGGTGATCGAGAAGGGCAGCGATGTGGAGATGCTCGAGATCGGGGATATCGTTTCGGTCCCGTTCAACGTCGCCTGCGGGCGCTGCCGCTGTTGCCGGGAACAGGACACGGGCGTCTGCCTCACCGTGAACCCGGCCCGCGCGGGCGGGGCCTATGGCTATGTCGACATGGGCGGCTGGGTCGGCGGGCAGGCGCGCTATGTGATGGTGCCCTATGCCGATTTCAACCTGCTGAAATTCCCGGATCGCGATCAGGCGCTCGAGAGGATCCGCGATCTGACGATGCTGTCGGACATCCTGCCGACCGGCTTTCACGGCGCGGTCTCCGCAGGCGTGGGGGTCGGCTCGGTGGTCTATGTCGCGGGGGCGGGGCCGGTTGGGCTTGCCGCCGCGGCCTCCGCGCAGATCCTCGGCGCGGCCGTGGTGATGGTCGGGGATTTCAACAGGGAACGGCTCGACCACGCGGAGAAGATGGGCTTTGCCCCCGTCGACCTGAACGCGGGCGACCGGCTCGGCGAGATGATCGCGGAGATCACCGGCAGCCCGGAGGTGGACGCGGCCATCGACGCCGTCGGCTTCGAGGCGCGCGGCCATGCGGGCGGGGAACAGCCCGCCATCGTGCTCAACCAGATGATGGAGATCACCCGTCCGGCGGGCGATATCGGCATTCCAGGCCTTTACGTGACCGAGGATCCCGGCGCGGTGGACGATGCCGCGAAGGTCGGCAGCCTGTCGCTGCGCTTCGGACTCGGCTGGGCGAAGGCGCAGAGCTTCCACACCGGACAGACGCCGGTGCTGCGGTACAACCGCCAGCTCATGCAGGCGATCCTGCACGGGCGCCTGCCGATCGCCGACATCGTGAATGCGCAGGTGATCTCGCTCGAGGATGCGGCGCAGGGCTATGAGGCCTTCGACCACGGGGCGGCGAAGAAATTCGTGCTCGATCCGCACGGGATGCTGAAGGCGGGGTGAGATCCGGCCGG from Celeribacter indicus includes these protein-coding regions:
- the fdhA gene encoding formaldehyde dehydrogenase, glutathione-independent, which produces MSSNRGVVYVGPGKVEVRDIPDPVMSAPDDGRKLDHAVILKVVSTNICGSDQHMVRGRTTAPAGLVLGHEITGEVIEKGSDVEMLEIGDIVSVPFNVACGRCRCCREQDTGVCLTVNPARAGGAYGYVDMGGWVGGQARYVMVPYADFNLLKFPDRDQALERIRDLTMLSDILPTGFHGAVSAGVGVGSVVYVAGAGPVGLAAAASAQILGAAVVMVGDFNRERLDHAEKMGFAPVDLNAGDRLGEMIAEITGSPEVDAAIDAVGFEARGHAGGEQPAIVLNQMMEITRPAGDIGIPGLYVTEDPGAVDDAAKVGSLSLRFGLGWAKAQSFHTGQTPVLRYNRQLMQAILHGRLPIADIVNAQVISLEDAAQGYEAFDHGAAKKFVLDPHGMLKAG